A region from the Vicia villosa cultivar HV-30 ecotype Madison, WI linkage group LG3, Vvil1.0, whole genome shotgun sequence genome encodes:
- the LOC131593315 gene encoding beclin-1-like protein isoform X1: MRDTKKGRNRSFPVDPNVPRWICQNCRNPLCVVGVDSYADKFFNDPSRSGMQGSSMHGASSVMSTTKMDNSYVVLPKQRPQAQGVPPRPRGDTSQPGKTMEESFVVVYKSESASDGSGGNSSSPGVDHGGHLPPHNSGFNSTITVLTRAFEIATTHTQVEQPLCLDCMRVLSDKLDKEVEDVNRDIEAYEACLKRLEGEAKDVLSEADFLKEKLKIEEEERRLESAIEETERQNAEVNAERNELELKSSRFKELEERYWHEFNNFQFQLISHQEERDAILAKIEVSQAHLELLKKTNVLNDAFPISHDGEFGTINNFRLGRLPKIPVEWDEINAAWGQACLLLHTMCQYFRPKFHYRIKIIPMGSYPRITDTNNTTLELYHRFGPVNLFWSTRYDRAMTHYLACLKDFAEFAKSKDQENNIPPEKCFKLPYKIESDKVENYSITQSFNKQENWTKALKYTLCNLKWALYWFVGNTNFQPLSAMVPSHAEVPAAGPLHPRRASEARSESRT, translated from the exons ATGAGAGATACGAAAAAGGGTCGGAATCGGAGCTTCCCGGTGGATCCGAATGTCCCCCGGTGGATTTGTCAGAACTGCCGCAATCCGCTTTGCGTCGTCGGCGTCGATTCTTATGCCGACAAATTCTTCAACGACCCTTCTCGCTCTG GGATGCAAGGGTCATCTATGCATGGAGCTAGCAGTGTGATGAGTACAACTAAAATGGACAACTCATATGTTGTGTTGCCAAAGCAAAGACCACAGGCTCAAGGAGTTCCTCCTCGGCCTCGTGGTGATACTTCCCAGCCTGGGAAGACAATGGAAGAGTCATTTGTGGTTGTGTACAAGTCGGAATCTGCATCTGATGGAAGTGGGGGAAACTCATCGTCCCCGGGGGTTGATCACGGCGGTCATTTGCCACCTCATAACTCTggattcaattcaactattactGTTCTGACCCGAGCATTTGAGATTGCCACGACGCACACACAG GTTGAACAACCTTTATGCCTTGACTGCATGAGGGTTTTGTCTGATAAGCTTGATAAAGAGGTCGAAGATGTAAATAGGGACATTGAAGCATATGAAGCATGTCTTAAACGCTTGGAGGGGGAGGCCAAAGATGTCCTCAGCGAGGCTGATTTTCTTAAGGAGAAATTGAAG attgaagaagaagaaagaagactaGAATCAGCAATTGAAGAAACAGAGAGACAAAATGCTGAAGTGAATGCTGAACGGAATGAACTTGAGTTAAAATCTAGCCGTTTCAAAGAATTGGAGGAGCG GTATTGGCATGAGTTCAATAATTTTCAGTTTCAGTTAATTTCTCATCAG GAGGAGAGAGATGCAATTTTAGCTAAGATTGAAGTTTCACAAGCACATTTAGAGTTGTTGAAGAAAACAAATGTGCTCAATGACGCCTTTCCCATATCTCATGATGGAGAGTTTGGAACAATTAACAATTTTCGGCTTGGAAGACTCCCCAAAATTCCA GTAGAATGGGATGAGATAAATGCCGCCTGGGGCCAAGCTTGCCTTCTTCTTCATACAATGTGCCAGTATTTCCGACCGAAGTTTCA CTATCGAATAAAAATAATTCCTATGGGCAGCTATCCTCGAATCACAGACACCAACAACACTACTTTAGAGCT GTATCACAGGTTTGGTCCAGTCAACTTGTTCTGGAGTACTCGCTATGACAGAGCAATGACACACTATTTAGCATGTCTTAAGGATTTTGCAGAATTTGCCAAATCTAAGGATCAAGAGAATAACATACCACCTGAGAAATGTTTCAAGTTACCTTATAA GATTGAGAGTGACAAAGTGGAAAACTATTCCATCACCCAAAGCTTTAATAAGCAGGAAAATTGGACGAAAGCACTCAAATACACACTCTGCAACTTAAAATGGGCTCTCTATTGGTTTGTTGGAAATACGAATTTCCAACCTCTTTCAGCGATGGTACCTTCACATGCTGAAGTTCCAGCTGCAGGACCTTTGCACCCGAGGCGCGCCAGTGAAGCCAGATCTGAATCCCGAACCTGA
- the LOC131593315 gene encoding beclin-1-like protein isoform X2 produces the protein MRDTKKGRNRSFPVDPNVPRWICQNCRNPLCVVGVDSYADKFFNDPSRSGMQGSSMHGASSVMSTTKMDNSYVVLPKQRPQAQGVPPRPRGDTSQPGKTMEESFVVVYKSESASDGSGGNSSSPGVDHGGHLPPHNSGFNSTITVLTRAFEIATTHTQVEQPLCLDCMRVLSDKLDKEVEDVNRDIEAYEACLKRLEGEAKDVLSEADFLKEKLKIEEEERRLESAIEETERQNAEVNAERNELELKSSRFKELEERYWHEFNNFQFQLISHQEERDAILAKIEVSQAHLELLKKTNVLNDAFPISHDGEFGTINNFRLGRLPKIPVEWDEINAAWGQACLLLHTMCQYFRPKFHYRIKIIPMGSYPRITDTNNTTLELFGPVNLFWSTRYDRAMTHYLACLKDFAEFAKSKDQENNIPPEKCFKLPYKIESDKVENYSITQSFNKQENWTKALKYTLCNLKWALYWFVGNTNFQPLSAMVPSHAEVPAAGPLHPRRASEARSESRT, from the exons ATGAGAGATACGAAAAAGGGTCGGAATCGGAGCTTCCCGGTGGATCCGAATGTCCCCCGGTGGATTTGTCAGAACTGCCGCAATCCGCTTTGCGTCGTCGGCGTCGATTCTTATGCCGACAAATTCTTCAACGACCCTTCTCGCTCTG GGATGCAAGGGTCATCTATGCATGGAGCTAGCAGTGTGATGAGTACAACTAAAATGGACAACTCATATGTTGTGTTGCCAAAGCAAAGACCACAGGCTCAAGGAGTTCCTCCTCGGCCTCGTGGTGATACTTCCCAGCCTGGGAAGACAATGGAAGAGTCATTTGTGGTTGTGTACAAGTCGGAATCTGCATCTGATGGAAGTGGGGGAAACTCATCGTCCCCGGGGGTTGATCACGGCGGTCATTTGCCACCTCATAACTCTggattcaattcaactattactGTTCTGACCCGAGCATTTGAGATTGCCACGACGCACACACAG GTTGAACAACCTTTATGCCTTGACTGCATGAGGGTTTTGTCTGATAAGCTTGATAAAGAGGTCGAAGATGTAAATAGGGACATTGAAGCATATGAAGCATGTCTTAAACGCTTGGAGGGGGAGGCCAAAGATGTCCTCAGCGAGGCTGATTTTCTTAAGGAGAAATTGAAG attgaagaagaagaaagaagactaGAATCAGCAATTGAAGAAACAGAGAGACAAAATGCTGAAGTGAATGCTGAACGGAATGAACTTGAGTTAAAATCTAGCCGTTTCAAAGAATTGGAGGAGCG GTATTGGCATGAGTTCAATAATTTTCAGTTTCAGTTAATTTCTCATCAG GAGGAGAGAGATGCAATTTTAGCTAAGATTGAAGTTTCACAAGCACATTTAGAGTTGTTGAAGAAAACAAATGTGCTCAATGACGCCTTTCCCATATCTCATGATGGAGAGTTTGGAACAATTAACAATTTTCGGCTTGGAAGACTCCCCAAAATTCCA GTAGAATGGGATGAGATAAATGCCGCCTGGGGCCAAGCTTGCCTTCTTCTTCATACAATGTGCCAGTATTTCCGACCGAAGTTTCA CTATCGAATAAAAATAATTCCTATGGGCAGCTATCCTCGAATCACAGACACCAACAACACTACTTTAGAGCT GTTTGGTCCAGTCAACTTGTTCTGGAGTACTCGCTATGACAGAGCAATGACACACTATTTAGCATGTCTTAAGGATTTTGCAGAATTTGCCAAATCTAAGGATCAAGAGAATAACATACCACCTGAGAAATGTTTCAAGTTACCTTATAA GATTGAGAGTGACAAAGTGGAAAACTATTCCATCACCCAAAGCTTTAATAAGCAGGAAAATTGGACGAAAGCACTCAAATACACACTCTGCAACTTAAAATGGGCTCTCTATTGGTTTGTTGGAAATACGAATTTCCAACCTCTTTCAGCGATGGTACCTTCACATGCTGAAGTTCCAGCTGCAGGACCTTTGCACCCGAGGCGCGCCAGTGAAGCCAGATCTGAATCCCGAACCTGA